A window of Mycolicibacterium madagascariense genomic DNA:
CATGCGGACCGTCGGCACGAGGACGGTGGCCAGGACCCAGACGCGGATGACGGCCGCTCCCGGTCGGACGTTCTCGGGGTCGAGCAGCAGCCAGGAGAGCAGGACGAGTGCGGCGAGCGCGACCGCCGTCTCGACGGGTCCAATCTCGTCGAGGAAGTTGCGTCGCAGCGGTCGCCGGTACATCGACGCTGCCGCCAGCATCAGCAGCAGCAGGGGGACGAACAGCCACAGCAGCCCGCCGATGTCGGATTGCGACGCGACGTCCGCACCCCACCATTCGGCGAGTGCGACCGAGGCGATCGCCGCGGCGAGGTCGAGTATCACCGTCACGGTCGTGTGCAGTGGATCTCGGCGGAGGCGATCGGCGAGAGTGTTCCTCGTGGCCGCCGGGGTGGCGACGGCCGACCCCGGGGTGCTCAGTCGGGCGAGTTCAGTACCGACTGACATAGTGATCTGCATCACAGGTCGAATACATGTTGCTAGCGTACTCCGGCGGACAGGCTCACGAGGTCTTTGTCGCACATTTATACGTTTGCCACCGACCTACTGAATCACCGGGTGGTCGACACGGGCCGCGGACGGGCGTAGCGCTAGTCCGCGACGTCCGCCCCGTCGAAGACGCGTTCGCGGACCAAGGTCGACAGGTCGTGCAGGATCTGGACGTGTCCGGTGCTCCACTGCCTGGGCTGCTTGTCCCACACGCACAGCGTGCCGATGGTGTGTCCGGACGGATCGGTCAGCGGCATCCCGGCGTAGGCGAGGAGCGCCTCGCTCAGCACGGTCGGATGATCCTTGAGCAGCGGGTGGGCGCGGGCGTCCTCGACGATGAGTGGTTCGCCAGAGTTGACCACATACTGGCAGACGGATTGGTCAATGGGCGTTTGCCGAGTTTCTGCGAGTTCGCCGGTGAGCCCCACTGCGCTGAACAGGAACTGCCGGTCGTGGTCGACGAGGGACACCGCGGCGGTCGGTACGGCGAGCGCTTCGGCCGCCACTCCCACCAACCGGTCGTACGCGGCGTCCGGATCGGCGTCGAGCAGGCCCGTCGAATAGAGCGCGCGCAGTCGTTCCGGATCCTCGAGACGTGACGTGCACGGGTCCTCGAGCGGGCCGGCCGCGGCGAGTCCGGCCCGCTCGACCCCACCGAGGAGTTCCTCCGTCCGACCGCCGTCGCGGCTCTCGTGCGCGGCGATCAACCGGGCCGCGACGGCACGGCCGATGAAGGTGTCCACGGTCTCGCCTACGGCGGCCGCTTCTTCCTCCAGTGCCTGCACGAGCCATTCATCGAAGCCTGGGACTGACGACGTCATGGCTGCACGATATAGGCGACGGGGTCATGAGCAAAGACATGGCGTCGTGGGCCATCAGTTCGCCGCAGGGGCGGGAGCCTCCGGCATCGCCAGTTCGAGGCGCACCCCGAGCAGGCGCACCGGACGGTCCAGATCGAACTGGCCCAGCAACTGCAGCGCGGTGTCGACGATCGCCCCCGCGTCGGTACCGGCGATCGGCAGCTTGCGAATCTTGGTCCTGGTGAAGAAGGTCTTCGTGCGCACGGTCACCGCGACCCGGGTGACCGTGCGGTCCGCGTCGACGACCTCGGCGAGGGTCTGCCGCGCGAGTCGCGTCACGGCCGCCTCCATCTCGGCGCGATCGGTCAGATCCACGGGGAACGTGATCACGTGACTGCGCGACCGCGGCGTCCAGGGTTCGGCGCTGACCTCGGCGTCACCACCGCCCTTGGCCAACAACAGGATCCACAACCCGGTGGTCGGTCCGAACGCCGACGTCAACACCTGCGCATCGGTGGCCGCCAGGTCGGCGATGGTCGTGATGCCCAGTGCGGCAAGGCGTTTGGCGGTCTTGGGGCCGACGCCCCAGAGCGCGTCCACGCTGCGATCACCCATCACGGCCATCCAGTTGTCGTCGGTCAACCGGTAGACGCCGATGCCCTCGCCGGTCTCCGGTTCACGGGATGGCTTCGCGAAACCCGTCGCCACCTTCGCGCGCTGCTTGTTGTCGCTGATGCCCACCGAGCACGCCAACCCGGTCTCGGTCGCGACGACGTCGCGGACGCGCTGGGCGAGGGCGTAGGGGTCGGCCACGTCGGCGCCGAGATAGGCCTCGTCCCACCCCCACACCTCCAGCGGGTGGCCGAGATCCCGCAGCAGACCCATCACCTGTTCAGACGCCGCGTCGTAGGCCTCCGGGTCGGACGGGAGGAAGGTGGCGTCCGGGCACTTGCGGGCCGCGGCGCGCAGCGGCATCCCGGCGTGTACGCCGAACGCGCGTGCTTCGTAGGAGGCGCACGTCACCACCTTGCGTGGCTCACCGGGGTCGCCGTTGCCGCCGACGATGACGGGAAGACCGACGAGGTCGGGCCGACGCCGCAGCTCGACCGAGGCGAGGAACTGGTCGAGGTCGACGTGCAGGACCCACATCAGGGTCGCCCTAGCGCCCACACAGCTTGCGCGCCAGGTCTTCCCACGCCCGGGCTTGCTGCTCGAGGTCGCGGCCGACCTCGTCGACCTGGTGCGTGACGTAGTCCGCGTCCAGCAACGCCAGCAGCGCGTCGGCCTGCGCCTCGAGGTCACCGGTGGTGCCCGCGGTCTCGAGCAGCATCCTGACGTGGGTGCGGTGCAGCGTGGCGGGAGCGTTGAAGCGGGTCTGGGGGTCGCGGCCGGCATCGGACAGCAGCGCGCGATGCTCCCAGACGAAGCGGAACCGTTCTCGCCCGTAGGCGAGGAGGCGTTCCAGCGGCGGTGCGCCGGGCCCCAGCGGTGGTGGACCGAACATGAACGCCCGTTGCTCGACCTTCTCGTCCTCGTCGAGCAGCACGATCATCAGACCGGCGCGACTGCCGAAGCGGCGGAACAGCGTGCCCTTGCCGACGCCCGCGGCGGCGGCCACGTCGTCCATGGTGATGGCGTCGGCACCCCGCTCGGCGAGAAGCCGGCGGGCGGCCGACAGCAGGAGCAGGCGGTTGCGCGCGGCGTCGCCCCGCTCCGTGGGTGCGGAGTCGGTGAACGGGAGCCCCACCAGCTCATCGCCCATGCTCATTCCCGTACCTTAGCCCAGCTGGAATCATTCGGACTGCGGTCCGGTTATGCTGGTCGACGAACGCGATACGAGTGAGAGGGGACTGAGACATGGCGGATCCGACGATCATGGTGCTGGTGGGCAGCTTGCGCGCCGCCTCGACGAACCGTCAGCTGGCCGCGGTGGCCGCCGAGACGGCACCCGCCGGGGTGTCCCTTCGGCTGTTCGACCGGCTGGGGGAGTTGCCCTTCTACAACGAGGACGACGACGGCGACGCCGTGGCGGAACCCGTGCGGGCCTTGCGGTCGGCCGCGGCCGAGGCCGACGCCGCGCTGGTCGTCACGCCGGAGTACAACGGCAGCATCCCGGGAGTGCTCAAGAACGCGATCGACTGGTTGTCGCGGCCGTTCGGAGATGGCGCGCTCAAGGGCAAGCCGCTCGCGGTCATCGGCACCTCGATGGGGCGCTACGGCGGGGTCTGGGGCACCGACGAGACGCGCAAGTCCTTCGGCGTCGCGGGTCCCCGGGTCATCGAGGACGTCACGCTGTCGATCCCGGGGACGGTCTTCGAGGGCAGGCATCCCCGCGAGAACGCCGACGTCGTGCAGCAGGTCCGGGATGCGGTCGGCACGTTGGTCGCCGAGATCGGCTGACCCTCCGCGGACGAGCCGCCGGCGTGCCCTGGGCAGGGTTCGTCGGCGGCTTTGCTGTGGATGACACCTGTGGATGACGTGTCGGTGGGTGGTGGTAGAGCTACGGATAGCACGACACGGCGCTGGCGTGATGTGCGACACGCCGGAACGAGACGCGTTCCAGGGCTTACGACCAGGGAATTTCATCGATGTGCTTCAGAACATCTTGTATCCGTTCTCAATGTCGGCCACTAGGTGTAGTGTCTTGCAGACCGACAGACCCCATCGTCACTCGCACCACCACGGGCCGGTCGGGGCTCACGAATCCGGCACGTCGGGTCTTCCCGGCCACCGGTCGGGAGGCATCGGGGGACAGGAATTTCACGGGTCTCCAGGTCGCTGAACATCCATGAATAGCAGTAGCCAGTCAGACCAGATCGACAGAGGAGCCGTGCCCACGATGACCGTCACCGTCTACACCAAGCCCGCCTGCGTCCAGTGCAACGCCACGTACAAGGCCCTCGACAAGCAGGGCATCGACTATGACGTCATCGACATCACCGAGGTCCCGGAGGCCCGCGACTACGTCATGGCACTGGGCTACCTGCAGGCCCCGGTCGTGGTAGCCGGTAACGACCACTGGTCGGGCTTCCGCCCGGACCGCATCAAGTCGCTCTCCGGAGCGGTCGCCGTCACGGCCTAGCGGACGTTCGGCGGACAGGAAGGAAGGCGTGATGAGCGATCTCGTCTACTTCTCCAGCGTCTCGGAGAACACCCACCGCTTCGTCGAGAAGCTGGAGCTGCCCGCCATCCGGATCCCGCTGCGCGAACGCATCGTGGTCCATCGTCCGTACGTGCTGGTGCTGCCCACCTATGGAGGAGGGCACGCCAACGGGCCCGATCCCGATGCCGGGGGCTACGTCCCCAAGCAAGTCATCGCGTTCCTCAACGACGAACGCAACCGGTCGTTGATCCGCGGCGTCATCGCCGCGGGCAACAGCAACTTCGGCGCCGAATTCGGCTATGCGGGTGACGTCGTATCCCGCAAGTGCGGCGTGCCATACCTCTACCGCTTCGAACTGATGGGCACCACGGACGACGTCTTCGCCGTCCGCGCGGGGCTTGCCGACTTCTGGAAGGACCAGACGTGTCACCAACCGTCACTGCAGAACCTGTAACCACGGGAGTCCACGCCCTTCCGGGTGAGACGGACTACCACGCGCTCAACGCGATGCTGAACCTGTACGACAAGGACGGCAAGATCCAGTTCGACAAGGATCGCGAAGCGGCGAATCAGTACTTCCTGCAGCACGTCAACCAGAACACGGTGTTCTTCCACAACCAGGACGAGAAGCTCGACTACCTGGTGCAGAACGAGTACTACGAGCGCGAGGTGCTCGACCAGTACTCCCGCAACTTCGTCAAGACGCTGCTGGATCGCGCCTACGCCAAGAAGTTCCGCTTCCCGACGTTCCTCGGCGCCTTCAAGTACTACACGTCCTACACGCTGAAGACGTTCGACGGGAAGCGCTACCTCGAGCGCTTCGAGGACCGCGTGGTCATGGTGTCGCTGACGCTCGCGTCGGGTGACACGGCGCTGGCCGAGAAGCTGGTCGACGAGATCATCGACGGCCGTTTCCAGCCGGCCACGCCGACGTTCCTCAACTCGGGCAAGAAGCAGCGCGGCGAGCCCGTCAGCTGCTTCCTGCTGCGCATCGAGGACAACATGGAGTCCATCGGGCGCTCCATCAACTCCGCACTGCAGCTGTCCAAGCGCGGCGGTGGAGTTGCGTTGCTACTGAGCAACATTCGAGAACACGGCGCACCGATCAAGAACATCGAGAACCAGAGTTCGGGCGTCATCCCGATCATGAAGCTGCTGGAGGACTCGTTCTCCTATGCGAACCAGTTGGGCGCCCGGCAGGGTGCGGGTGCGGTGTACCTGCATGCCCACCACCCCGACATCTACCGCTTCCTGGACACCAAGCGCGAGAACGCCGACGAGAAGATCCGCATCAAGACGCTGTCCCTCGGCGTGGTCATCCCGGACATCACGTTCGAGCTGGCGAAGAAGAACGAGGACATGTACCTCTTCTCGCCCTACGACGTGGAACGGGTCTACGGCACGCCCTTCGCCGACATCTCGGTGACCGAGAAGTACTACGAGATGGTCGACGACGCCCGCATCCGCAAGACGAAGATCAAGGCGCGCGAGTTCTTCCAGACGCTGGCCGAGCTGCAGTTCGAGTCGGGCTACCCGTACATCATGTACGAGGACACGGTGAACCGGGCGAACCCGATCGAGGGCAAGATCACCCACAGCAACCTGTGCTCGGAGATCCTGCAGGTGTCGACCCCGTCGCTGTTCAACGAAGACCTGTCCTACGCCAAGGTGGGCAAGGACATCTCGTGCAATCTCGGTTCGCTGAACATCGCCAAGGCCATGGACTCGCCGGACTTCGCGCAGACCATCGAGGTGGCGATCCGCGCGCTGACCGCCGTCAGCGATCAGACCCACATCTGGTCGGTGCCCTCGATCGAGCAGGGCAACAACGCTTCTCACGCGATCGGTCTCGGGCAGATGAACCTGCATGGCTACCTTGCTCGCGAGCGCATCTTCTACGGTTCGGAGGAGGGCGTCGACTTCACGAACATCTACTTCTACACGGTGCTCTACCACGCGCTGCGCGCGAGCAACCGCATCGCGATCGAGCGGGGTTCGCACTTCGGCGGTTTCGAGCGCTCCAAGTACAAGTCGGGGGAGTTCTTCGACAAGTACACCGAGCGGGAGTGGGCGCCGGCGACCGAGCGCGTCAAGCAGTTGTTCGCCGACGCGGGCATTCGCATTCCGACGCAAGAGGATTGGCTGCGGTTGAAGGAGTCGGTGCAGACGCACGGCATCTACAACCAGAACCTGCAGGCCGTGCCGCCGACGGGGTCGATCTCCTACATCAACCACTCGACGAGCTCGATCCACCCGGTCGCCAGCAAGATCGAAATCCGCAAGGAAGGCAAGATCGGCCGCGTCTACTACCCGGCGCCGTACCTGACGAACGACAACCTGGAGTACTACCAGGATGCGTACGAGATCGGTTACGAGAAGATCATCGACACCTATGCCGCGGCCACTCAGCACGTCGACCAGGGGTTGAGCCTGACGCTGTTCTTCAAGGACACCGCGACCACACGCGAGGTCAACAAGGCGCAGATCTACGCCTGGCGCAAGGGCATCAAGACGCTGTACTACATCCGCCTACGCCAGATGGCGCTGGAGGGCACTGAGGTGGAGGGCTGCGTCAGCTGCATGCTGTGACTGGCCGTAAGGGCGGCAGTTCGCATCGCTTGTCGTCGGATGCGCCGCACAGCGTTCAGTTCTTTCAGCGTCACCGTGCGGACGATCCAGCACGATCCGCACCGGGCTATGAGTTCATCGAGGCATGCCCGGACAAGGTCGGCGACAAGATGCTCGCCGTCCTCAAGGCAGTCGCCGAAGCGCCGCCGAAGCGATTTGCCGGGGGCGGGTACTGGGAAGCCATGCACGACTTGATGACTGGGTGGCACGAGGTACGCGTCGACGGCGGTAAGCCGCGACGCCACTACCGACTGTTCTGCCTGCTGGACACCGAGGCGCAGGGGGCGGACCGCCCGGCCTTGGTCGTCGTCACGGGGATGAGCAAGGCCTTGAGGACGACGTTCACCGAATCCGACTACAGCGGCGTGCGAAACCTCGGAGACGAGTATCGGCGGCGAAACCCGCGATGCTGGCTGGCTGCCTAGCCTGCGGCCACCATCGCGTCCGTGATGTGGGCGCGCTCATCCTCGGTCATCGGAACGAGCGTGAGCTTGAGTCCCACGGCAGCTGCGAGTTCGGCGATCGTGCTCAATGTGGGGTTGACCGACTGCGCGGACAACAGTCGGCGGACCGCACTCGGCTCCGCACCCGCTGAGCGGGCAAGCTCAGCCTTGCTCATATGTGCGTCCTGGCGGGCAGCGTCGAGCTGGCTGACTATCGAGTCGATGGCCTGGATGTGCGCCAGCTCGGCAGCGAACGCCCGTGCACGCTCCGGGTCGGCAAGGCGCCGCTCGAGCATGTTGTTGAAGGCTTCCGACATCGTCGACTCCTTTGGGCCGTAAGGCTGCGCTGTGGCATATATGTTACGCCCGGTAGCGCATGTCCTGCAACGTGGGATTTCGTGGAGATCCGATTACTCGGAAAGGGTTTCAGGCGATCAGCCCTCGCGAGCGCGGTCGTCGTGCAACGCCTTCAACCGTCGCTCCTCGCGCAGCACACTCTGGTAGCTCTCGCGTTCTGCGACAAGCCATTCGGGCTTGTCGTCGAGCAGCTGGTTGATCTCGTTGGTGGTGAGTGCCTCGGTGACGCCGCCCCGCGCCAGGCCGGCGATCGAGACGCCGAGCTTCGCCGCGACGAGATTCTTGGGGTGGGGTCCGTTCTTCCGGAGGTCCTTGAGCCACTGCGGCGGGTCTGCCTGCAGCGCGGCGAGCTCGGCGCGGGTGATCGGGTTGGCCTGGAATTCGGCGGGGGTGGCGGGTAGATACACGTCCAGCTTCTTCGCCGCCGTGGCGGATTTCATCGACTGTGTATTCGGCCTGCTCATGGTGCAGAGCTTATCGGTCGGCGCATCGGTAGCCTGATGCCGTGACCCCGCTCCGCCTCACCGTCGGGTACGTCCCCGGAGTCACTCCGGCGAAGTGGGCTCGCACCTGGGCCGACCGCCACCGCGACATCCCGCTCGATCTGTCCGCCGTCGCGGCGGCCGAGGCTGCCGACGCGTTGCGGGCCGGCACGGTCGACGTGGCATTGCTTCGCCCGTCGGCCGACACGTCGGAGATGGCCCTCATCCCGCTGTACGAGGAGACCACG
This region includes:
- a CDS encoding GAF domain-containing protein, giving the protein MTSSVPGFDEWLVQALEEEAAAVGETVDTFIGRAVAARLIAAHESRDGGRTEELLGGVERAGLAAAGPLEDPCTSRLEDPERLRALYSTGLLDADPDAAYDRLVGVAAEALAVPTAAVSLVDHDRQFLFSAVGLTGELAETRQTPIDQSVCQYVVNSGEPLIVEDARAHPLLKDHPTVLSEALLAYAGMPLTDPSGHTIGTLCVWDKQPRQWSTGHVQILHDLSTLVRERVFDGADVAD
- a CDS encoding DNA polymerase IV; translation: MWVLHVDLDQFLASVELRRRPDLVGLPVIVGGNGDPGEPRKVVTCASYEARAFGVHAGMPLRAAARKCPDATFLPSDPEAYDAASEQVMGLLRDLGHPLEVWGWDEAYLGADVADPYALAQRVRDVVATETGLACSVGISDNKQRAKVATGFAKPSREPETGEGIGVYRLTDDNWMAVMGDRSVDALWGVGPKTAKRLAALGITTIADLAATDAQVLTSAFGPTTGLWILLLAKGGGDAEVSAEPWTPRSRSHVITFPVDLTDRAEMEAAVTRLARQTLAEVVDADRTVTRVAVTVRTKTFFTRTKIRKLPIAGTDAGAIVDTALQLLGQFDLDRPVRLLGVRLELAMPEAPAPAAN
- a CDS encoding TetR/AcrR family transcriptional regulator; this translates as MSMGDELVGLPFTDSAPTERGDAARNRLLLLSAARRLLAERGADAITMDDVAAAAGVGKGTLFRRFGSRAGLMIVLLDEDEKVEQRAFMFGPPPLGPGAPPLERLLAYGRERFRFVWEHRALLSDAGRDPQTRFNAPATLHRTHVRMLLETAGTTGDLEAQADALLALLDADYVTHQVDEVGRDLEQQARAWEDLARKLCGR
- a CDS encoding NADPH-dependent FMN reductase, which encodes MADPTIMVLVGSLRAASTNRQLAAVAAETAPAGVSLRLFDRLGELPFYNEDDDGDAVAEPVRALRSAAAEADAALVVTPEYNGSIPGVLKNAIDWLSRPFGDGALKGKPLAVIGTSMGRYGGVWGTDETRKSFGVAGPRVIEDVTLSIPGTVFEGRHPRENADVVQQVRDAVGTLVAEIG
- a CDS encoding redoxin NrdH codes for the protein MTVTVYTKPACVQCNATYKALDKQGIDYDVIDITEVPEARDYVMALGYLQAPVVVAGNDHWSGFRPDRIKSLSGAVAVTA
- the nrdI gene encoding class Ib ribonucleoside-diphosphate reductase assembly flavoprotein NrdI, translated to MSDLVYFSSVSENTHRFVEKLELPAIRIPLRERIVVHRPYVLVLPTYGGGHANGPDPDAGGYVPKQVIAFLNDERNRSLIRGVIAAGNSNFGAEFGYAGDVVSRKCGVPYLYRFELMGTTDDVFAVRAGLADFWKDQTCHQPSLQNL
- the nrdE gene encoding class 1b ribonucleoside-diphosphate reductase subunit alpha codes for the protein MSPTVTAEPVTTGVHALPGETDYHALNAMLNLYDKDGKIQFDKDREAANQYFLQHVNQNTVFFHNQDEKLDYLVQNEYYEREVLDQYSRNFVKTLLDRAYAKKFRFPTFLGAFKYYTSYTLKTFDGKRYLERFEDRVVMVSLTLASGDTALAEKLVDEIIDGRFQPATPTFLNSGKKQRGEPVSCFLLRIEDNMESIGRSINSALQLSKRGGGVALLLSNIREHGAPIKNIENQSSGVIPIMKLLEDSFSYANQLGARQGAGAVYLHAHHPDIYRFLDTKRENADEKIRIKTLSLGVVIPDITFELAKKNEDMYLFSPYDVERVYGTPFADISVTEKYYEMVDDARIRKTKIKAREFFQTLAELQFESGYPYIMYEDTVNRANPIEGKITHSNLCSEILQVSTPSLFNEDLSYAKVGKDISCNLGSLNIAKAMDSPDFAQTIEVAIRALTAVSDQTHIWSVPSIEQGNNASHAIGLGQMNLHGYLARERIFYGSEEGVDFTNIYFYTVLYHALRASNRIAIERGSHFGGFERSKYKSGEFFDKYTEREWAPATERVKQLFADAGIRIPTQEDWLRLKESVQTHGIYNQNLQAVPPTGSISYINHSTSSIHPVASKIEIRKEGKIGRVYYPAPYLTNDNLEYYQDAYEIGYEKIIDTYAAATQHVDQGLSLTLFFKDTATTREVNKAQIYAWRKGIKTLYYIRLRQMALEGTEVEGCVSCML
- a CDS encoding helix-turn-helix domain-containing protein — protein: MSEAFNNMLERRLADPERARAFAAELAHIQAIDSIVSQLDAARQDAHMSKAELARSAGAEPSAVRRLLSAQSVNPTLSTIAELAAAVGLKLTLVPMTEDERAHITDAMVAAG
- a CDS encoding DUF5997 family protein, which produces MSRPNTQSMKSATAAKKLDVYLPATPAEFQANPITRAELAALQADPPQWLKDLRKNGPHPKNLVAAKLGVSIAGLARGGVTEALTTNEINQLLDDKPEWLVAERESYQSVLREERRLKALHDDRAREG